AAAATCCCCAAAACAATTATGCATGCATACATGTTGCAGGAACAAACGGGAAAGGCTCTGTCGCATCTGCATTGTCTGCTATTTTACAAAAAGCCGGGTTTAAAGTCGGCCTGTTTACCTCGCCACATCTTGTAAGTTTCAATGAACGAATCAAAATAAACAATCGGCTCATATCCAATAAAAATGTTGTTGAATCATACAATGCGGTAAATCAGGTTCATAAGGGTTTGCGCGAACCAACGTTTTTTGAGTTTTCTACTGCTATGGCTTTATATGAATTCAGTAAAGAAAAGGTGGATTGGGCTGTTATCGAAACAGGAATGGGCGGAAGGCTTGATGCAACAAATATTATAAAGCCCGAGATAACTATTATCACCAATATTTCTATTGAACATAAAACATACCTTGGAAATACAATTGAACAAATTGCAGGCGAAAAAGGCGGCATAATTAAAAGAGGAAAACCTGTAATAACAGGAGCAAAGCAAAAAAGCGCAATAAATGTTCTAAAAAATATATCTTCTAAAAAAAGAGCTCCTTTCTACCTTTTTGGGAATAATTTCAAAATCAAAAATAATGGAAACGGGACGTTTGAATATTTTGGGATTAAAAATGTCTGGCCGGATATGCAGACAAGCCTGCATGGAGATCATCAGATCGAAAATGCCGCTCTTGTTTTAGCAGCATGTGAGCTGCTTGCAGATAAAATCGATCTTTCTGAAAAACACATTCGCGCAGGCCTTAAGCAAACCATTTGGCCGGGAAGGCTTGAAATTATATCATCTTCTCCATGCGTAATTCTTGATGGAGCCCATAATATAGGAGCCGCACAAACATTAAAAAAGTTTTTATCCAAAGAATATAAAGGCAGGAATATAACTGTTATCACAGGAATGCTGAATGATAAACCGTATAAGTCCATATTAAAAAGCATACTATCTGTTGCAAACAGGGTTATTCTTACCAAACCTCAGATAGACAGGGCATTGGAACCGGAAACACTTCTTGCGGTTTCCAAAAATTATGTTAAAGATATTAAAATAATTTCCGAAGTAAAGAATGCAATTGATTATGCTATCACAACAGCTTTACCCGAAGATGTAATATGCATAACCGGATCTTTGTATGTAGTAGGCGAAGCCAAGGCAATGCTTTCAAACTTGACTTTCGAGCATATATAATTTAGCTTTACTTAAGTATTATGCGCCCGTAGCCCAGTGGATAGGGCGTCAGCCTCCGGAGCTGAAGATCGCTGGTTCGATTCCAGCCGGGCGTACCAGATACGAATTAAATCTTAACATTATTTTGAACACCGCTATAAGGCTTGTTTTTTTATGTATAGTGCTTATTATTTGCTACAATGTTTTATACAGGAATGATTAAAAATCCTAAAACATGTTGTTCAAGGTAAAAACATAAAATTATGACATTTAAATTTGTCAAAAAAGCAATCGATAAGTCTCGCTGGCCAATTGCCTGGCCTTTTGTAGTGCATCCACAGATAGAAAATACCAAACCGGAAACAAATTCTTTTTCTGATCCAGCCCAGGATGCCGGTTTGAACTTGAAAGTTATGAGCTTTAATATCCGGCGAGGGACTGCGAGAGATGGCAGAAATCATTGGAAATATCGCCGTAATCTTGTGCATGAGATCTTGAATCAATATAGCCTTGATGTTTTATGCCTACAGGAAGCCTTAGATTTTCAAATTTCTGAAATCCGTGACATGCTTCCCGGATATGAGAATATCGGTATCGGGAATTTAGGCAACACCAAAAGATTGCATAACTCGATTTTTTATGATGATGCTCGATTTGCACTATCTGAAGAAGGTACCTTTTGGCTGTCAGACACACCCGATATCCCGAGGTCAAAAGGGTGGGGAAACATAATGCCTCGTATCTGCACTTGGATACGGTTGATTGAAAAAGAATCGCAAAAAGCTTTTTATGTTTATAATACCCATTTAGATCACCTTTCCCAGCGTTCACGAAAAAAAAGTGTTATATTATTAGTCAAGCGAATTCATGAGCGTTCTTTTCCGGATCCGTTTATGCTTACAGGAGATTTTAATTCAAGAGAAAGGAGTACATCTGTACAATATTTAAAAGGTAAAAGCCCATTAATAATCAAGACCAAAGTTGCTGCAATAAATCCCGTACCATTAGTGGACACCTTCCGGGTGCGATATCCAAAAAATCGAAATATTGCTACATTTCATGGGTTCCGCAAACATTTTTTCCGTTTCAGGTTTGATTATATTTTTGCCCCATCTTCTGTAAGGGTCTTAGACGCAAAAATTATTCAACAGCGATGGGAAAAATGCTACCCCTCTGACCATTTCCCACTTTTTATCCATATTGATTTACCTGTAAACCTTGCTCCTTCAGATTCTCATTCCTTTATTGAAGAGGCTGTTAATTATTGATAGCTTTTTTAAAATGTTAAATGGGATCGATAAAAGTTATTTTACTAAGCTTGCCGGTAAAAATCCGAAAGATATTTGCCAAAAGGCATTTTGTAAATACGATGAAGTAAATAAGCATTATACTTTATCGGTTTGGGGGGATAAATATATCTTATATCCGCATGAATATAAAATTGAATGTATAAGTACAACAATTAAAAAACCTCATGAATATTTTTATCTTTTTATTATATACTATCTTTTAAATTCAAAACAAATTGAAGTTAGTAATGAATGGATATCGGAAAAAGATCTTCCCGGTGGGGTTACTTTTTTTCGCGGCCCTCATGAAATACCTACAAATTTAATTTCCGAATTATACGATAATGACATAGAAGAATTCAAAAAAACCTGTATGCAGCTTTCCGGCACCCCGATTAATATGGCGGATGCGGCATTTCGCTTTGATATAACACCACGCATTCCAGTGGCTGTTTTATACTGGCAGGGAGATGAAGAATTTTCTTCTGAAGTAAAGATATTGTATGATAAAAACATTACCAAACATTTAACCTTAGACATTATCTTTTCTTTAGCAGTAGAAATTTGCTATAGATTAGGAAAATCTTAAAAGGGAGTATTTATGAGTTTATCTGAAAAATTAGGCAAAAGTTTTGTTATTACTACAGAGTTAGGGCCCGTCACCGGTGTTATGACAGAAGATTCATTGACTAAAGCGCAAAATTATCTTGCCCTTGACGGAATAAATATTCACGATTGCCCTATGGGTAATCTTCGTATTAATTCTGTTGCCATGGGCAGCTTAATCCAGGCAAAACTTGGTGTGGAAGCAATTCCCCATTTTACATGCAGAGACCGCAGTCTTTTGGGAACACAGGCAGATTTGCTTGGTGCACATTCTCTTGGTATACGAAATATTCTGGTAACAACCGGTGATCCGCCAAAACACGGGCCTTATCCTTCCAAGGCCGTTTATGATTATAATACTTTTGAGCTCATCGGGCTTATAAAAAAGTTGAACAGCGGTGTCGATTTTAATGATAAAGAATTCGGAGGCAATACGGATTTTAAAGTCGCTTGTACTGCTATGCCCACATCCAGAGATTTGGATCGCGAAATAGAAAGAATGTCGAAAAAAATTGAATCAGGCGCTGATTTCTTCCAAACTCAGGTCGTATATGATGCCAAGCGGGCCATTAGTTTTATTGAAAAAGCAAAAAAGCTGAATAAGCCGATATTAATCGGGGTGATGCCTTTAAAAAGCGTAAAAATGGCAAGGTTCATGAACAAAAATGTGGAAGGCATTGATGTTCCCGAAGAAGTTATTTCCCGCATGGAAAATGAAGGCGTATCCGGTATTGAAATTACCTGCGATTTTATCAAGCAGATAATAAATTATGCCGACGGTATCCATATAATGGCAATGGGTGATATTAAAGGTACAAACAATATTATTGAATTTATAGGTACACTGGTTAAATAATAAAACTGTTGAGCCACTTTCAAAACGTTTCAGTTTGGTCAAGCTCAAGGCGGGAGAAAATTTCAACCGCAGGAATACATGGAGTATTTCGAGGATAGCGCTAAAGGTTAGCGCTTATGCTTCACTACGTGTCACTTCGTGCGAAATTTGAGCCCAACGCTTAAGATCGGCCAAAATGGGGCGTTTTGAAACTGGCTCATTTGTTTTCTGGCAAATGAGCCAATGGCCTGTATATAACATGTTAAGGCTATCGGTTCCTGCCAAACATAAAAAGGTTGACATGGATTTATGTTAAGCATATAAACCGGTTAAACCAGATAGCCTGTCTTTCTCTGATAAATGTAACCGGTTCAATGGTTTGTTCGATGTGCCCACTCTAATTTGCAGGGGATGTCTAATGCTCATACCAACAAAAACCCAGTTGCCCTTGCTTAAATCCAATTTGCTGAATCGTAAGCATCTTATAGATCGCCTTTGCGCCGGCAAAAATTCTCAATTAATACTTATTACAGGTCCTGCCGGATGCGGCAAAACCTCGTTGGCCGGGCAATGGATTAAACGGGATAAATTACCTGCCGCCTGGTATTCCGTAGACGATACGGACAATGATCTTGATGTTTTTTTCCGTTACTGCATTACTACTCTTATCGGAGCAAATAACGGGCTTGAAGAGATCATGGGCCCGCTGCTCTATAACCAGACCCGGTTTTCAGAAAAGGATATTATACCCCCGATTTTACATGCCCTTGATAATCTTGCCGATGAAATATATTTGATATTTGATGATTATCACATGATTAATGATGACGAGATTCACCGCGCATTGGGCCATATAATTAAATATTTACCGCGAAATATGCATCTGGTCATAATAAGCCGCCATAAGCTTCCCCAATCTTTCAGCAGGTTCAAATTTCAATATGACACTCTGGAGATAACGCCTGATAACCTGAAATTTTCAGAAACTGAGGCAAATAATTTTTTCAAACAGGTTATTCCACTTGATCTGTCCGAAAATCAAATCCGGGATTTGACACAATTTGCCGGGGGTTGGGTTGCCGGATTTCATATTCTAGGTTTGTCGCTTAAAGAAGGAAAGAGCCTGCAATTTTTTGATAAAACACTCCAAATAGCTTGTAGAGAAGCTATTGATTATATGATGAATGAAGTTATAGGTGTCCAATCAGAAAAAGTTAAAATGTTTTTATATCATACTGTCGTCCTTTACAGATTTAATGCTGATATATGTAAATTTGTAACCAGTATGCCGGATGCCGCAAAGATTTTATATGAATTAAACCGCATGAATATGTTTCTTGTGCCCCTTGATAAGGATCAAAAATGGTATCGCTATCATCATTTATTTTCAGAAGCCATCATCGAATGGGTAAGGCTTACATCACCCGACTTACTTAAACAGGCACAACAAAAAGCTGCTTTGTGGTTTGCACAACAAAATTATATAGAAGATGCTTTTCATTACGCGGTAGCTTCGGGGGATTTTGAATTCACAGCAGATCTAATGGAAGATTATCTGAAAGTACTTGTAGAAAAGTATGAAATTGCACCTGCTATGCGCTGGCTTTCAAAGTTGCCCCATGAAGTATTTATAAGAAGGCCTTTATTAAGGCTGATTGAATGTACCAATATGATTAGCAACATGCGGCCGGCAGATATCGAAAATATTTTGTCGGATATTGAGACAAGACAGAATGAAGCCATAGAAAATTATAAAGAGCCAAAAAAATCTCTGTGTAAGGATTTGATCGTCTATACGAAAACCGTTTTACATTATTATCAGGATGCTTTTAATCTCGATATTAAAAAAATGACTGGGGGAGCTGGAATGATATCTCAAAAAAACAGACCCCTTGCCGGTTATATCAGAATACTGATTGCACTTAATCAAATTTATCTTGGCAACTTGAAATTTGCTGAAGAGCAGATGGAAAAAGCATTTCCTGATATCTTTCCTTCTGAATTCGACATGGCCAAAATAATGTGGAAAATGATCACGGCATTTATATTAAGGTCTAAGGGATGTTTGAACCAATCGGAAAAAATTCTGAAAGACTCCTTTATTCTTTTAAAACGGCAAAAATTATACGAGACTCCTTTGAAATACCTTCTGTATTTACCAATGGCGGTAATTTTCTACAACCGCAATGACCTTGATAATGCTTTGGAATATGGTTCGATAAGCCTGAGATATGCGGAAATGTCGGGAAACTTTGAACTTATCATGCATGGATATTTTCTTTTGTCACAGATTTACATGGCAAAAGAAAATCGTAAAGAGGCTATGGAGTATAATCAAAAGTTGCGAAATTTTTCCAAAAACATTACTCAACCCAACCTTTCGAAATTTGCGGACGCTTTGGCCGCATCTTTATCGATTGCTCAGGGTGATGTAGGTTATACCTTAAAATGGGAAAATCTGGAAAATCTTAATATGGATGAACAGTTTTCCATGTACTTTTTCTTCAAAGCCATGACTGTGGCTATTACACACATATTTAAGGGAAAGCTACCCCAGGCTATTGATATTCTGAAAAGCCTCCGCATTCGTTGTGCGAAAAGAGATATGATGGAATTAGTCCTTGTTATTGATATTATACTTTCCGGAATGCTATGGATGCACGGTAAGAAACAAGATGCAACGTCTATAATGAAAAAAGCGCTCTTGTTTTCCGAACCACAGGGATATATCCGGCCCTTTGTAAATTGCTCTATTATGATACTGCCTGTGTTAAATGACATAGCTAAAAACAGCCCTGAATTCGATCAATCAGTTTATTTTAATACACTGCTTACAGCCTGTGGAGGAATAGGAAAAAGCCGGTCTTTAACTAACATTAGTGAAAAGGACACAACCACATACGGATTGACTGAAAGAGAGCTTGAGATATTAAAATTGCTGGCGGATGGTCATAAAAACCGGGAGATTGCCGATATGTCTTTTATTTCAATCAATACTGTAAAAACACATACCCAGAACCTTTATAAAAAACTAGGCGTTAAAAGCCGCCTTCAAGCCATTGTTCAGTCGCAAAATACAAAGCTGTTAAATTAAAATATTAAAGCTTTTTAAGTATCAAAAGTCTCAAAAAGATACGTTTCCTCAAAAATTTCCAAATAATACATTAAAATCATACCAACGGGTGATTGAAATAAATATTAAAGTAGTACAATATCAAAAGCTCTCAAATATATGAAAGTAGACTCCTTCTTTCATTTAAGGTTGGCTATGACAAAATGGAGGCGGCAATTGTACTGCTCTCCAGGAGGGATTACCCGCTATGCCAACAAATCGCTGCCAACATCAAAAAACGGTGTGATTTAGCCTAACATTATAAGAAAGGATATATCATGAAACTTTTAGAATCCATAAAATCCTTTTTTAAAAAAATATCAACTTTTCATATTTTCCTGATAGCAGTTTCACCAATCCTTATTTCCTTTTTGATTCATATGTCAGTACTCATTTACGCAAATTATGTAAAGTGGACATGGTTCGGCAAGGGATCTGCTGTGGAAGAACCCATTACTGTTGAAATAATAGGTGAAGGCCAAAAAGACGACAGGCTTAAGTTTCAGGGTATGGATTTGGAGGATAACCTTGATGCCGATGATAATATGTTTGACCCGGTACCTGAAATTGAATACAAGCCGGTCGTACCGAATGTTGAAATACTTCCTGATCCCAAAACCAATGATGCACTCGACATAATCAGCGTTCAGGCAGCAGCCATGAAAAACAAATGGGTAAATCCGGTAACAGGTGGCAAGCCTTTAGATACCGGCTATGATATGATGGCAGGATCTTTTGCAAAACATATTCAGTCCATGCGTGAAGGAGGCCTTGATGTAGTCTTTGTTTTTGATTCCACTGACAGCATGTGGGCTTATTTAAATGAAGTTAAACTAAAAATCAGAAATCTTGCAGCAGCATTAAGAAAGTTGGTTCCCACCTGTAGAATCGGACTTGTAACCTACAAGGACAGAAAAGATGAATATGTTACCGAAAAGTTTCCTTTGTCTTACAGTATTAAACCTCAACAAAAATTTCTGGACGGAATTCAAAATTCCGGAGGTTATGATATAAGAGAAGCTGTGGCCGAAGGACTAAGAGTCGCTATAGATGAAATGAATTGGAACAAAAAATCCAAAAAGTTTATTCTTTTGATAGGTGATGCGCCTCCTTATGAAGAAGATGTGTCACGGGCAGTTGAAATGATCAAAAGGTTCAAGGAGAATATGGGCGGAAGAGTTTCCGTTATCGATATAAGGAAACCGAAAGAAATAACTAGATACTATTGGGAACATTACATTATGCCGTCCATGACCGATCCTGGAACAGAAAGTTTTGAATATCTTACCAGCACACAAAAAGTAATGGATGATTTTGAAACCTTTGCACATGTCGGTGGCGGTGAGAGCGCCAGGCTGACTAATGAAGAAAAAGTCATACGGCATATGCTGCTT
This window of the Pseudomonadota bacterium genome carries:
- a CDS encoding VWA domain-containing protein is translated as MKLLESIKSFFKKISTFHIFLIAVSPILISFLIHMSVLIYANYVKWTWFGKGSAVEEPITVEIIGEGQKDDRLKFQGMDLEDNLDADDNMFDPVPEIEYKPVVPNVEILPDPKTNDALDIISVQAAAMKNKWVNPVTGGKPLDTGYDMMAGSFAKHIQSMREGGLDVVFVFDSTDSMWAYLNEVKLKIRNLAAALRKLVPTCRIGLVTYKDRKDEYVTEKFPLSYSIKPQQKFLDGIQNSGGYDIREAVAEGLRVAIDEMNWNKKSKKFILLIGDAPPYEEDVSRAVEMIKRFKENMGGRVSVIDIRKPKEITRYYWEHYIMPSMTDPGTESFEYLTSTQKVMDDFETFAHVGGGESARLTNEEKVIRHMLLLIFGTRWELYLNEFMSNL
- a CDS encoding LuxR C-terminal-related transcriptional regulator; translation: MLIPTKTQLPLLKSNLLNRKHLIDRLCAGKNSQLILITGPAGCGKTSLAGQWIKRDKLPAAWYSVDDTDNDLDVFFRYCITTLIGANNGLEEIMGPLLYNQTRFSEKDIIPPILHALDNLADEIYLIFDDYHMINDDEIHRALGHIIKYLPRNMHLVIISRHKLPQSFSRFKFQYDTLEITPDNLKFSETEANNFFKQVIPLDLSENQIRDLTQFAGGWVAGFHILGLSLKEGKSLQFFDKTLQIACREAIDYMMNEVIGVQSEKVKMFLYHTVVLYRFNADICKFVTSMPDAAKILYELNRMNMFLVPLDKDQKWYRYHHLFSEAIIEWVRLTSPDLLKQAQQKAALWFAQQNYIEDAFHYAVASGDFEFTADLMEDYLKVLVEKYEIAPAMRWLSKLPHEVFIRRPLLRLIECTNMISNMRPADIENILSDIETRQNEAIENYKEPKKSLCKDLIVYTKTVLHYYQDAFNLDIKKMTGGAGMISQKNRPLAGYIRILIALNQIYLGNLKFAEEQMEKAFPDIFPSEFDMAKIMWKMITAFILRSKGCLNQSEKILKDSFILLKRQKLYETPLKYLLYLPMAVIFYNRNDLDNALEYGSISLRYAEMSGNFELIMHGYFLLSQIYMAKENRKEAMEYNQKLRNFSKNITQPNLSKFADALAASLSIAQGDVGYTLKWENLENLNMDEQFSMYFFFKAMTVAITHIFKGKLPQAIDILKSLRIRCAKRDMMELVLVIDIILSGMLWMHGKKQDATSIMKKALLFSEPQGYIRPFVNCSIMILPVLNDIAKNSPEFDQSVYFNTLLTACGGIGKSRSLTNISEKDTTTYGLTERELEILKLLADGHKNREIADMSFISINTVKTHTQNLYKKLGVKSRLQAIVQSQNTKLLN
- a CDS encoding endonuclease/exonuclease/phosphatase family protein; amino-acid sequence: MTFKFVKKAIDKSRWPIAWPFVVHPQIENTKPETNSFSDPAQDAGLNLKVMSFNIRRGTARDGRNHWKYRRNLVHEILNQYSLDVLCLQEALDFQISEIRDMLPGYENIGIGNLGNTKRLHNSIFYDDARFALSEEGTFWLSDTPDIPRSKGWGNIMPRICTWIRLIEKESQKAFYVYNTHLDHLSQRSRKKSVILLVKRIHERSFPDPFMLTGDFNSRERSTSVQYLKGKSPLIIKTKVAAINPVPLVDTFRVRYPKNRNIATFHGFRKHFFRFRFDYIFAPSSVRVLDAKIIQQRWEKCYPSDHFPLFIHIDLPVNLAPSDSHSFIEEAVNY
- a CDS encoding methylenetetrahydrofolate reductase, translating into MSLSEKLGKSFVITTELGPVTGVMTEDSLTKAQNYLALDGINIHDCPMGNLRINSVAMGSLIQAKLGVEAIPHFTCRDRSLLGTQADLLGAHSLGIRNILVTTGDPPKHGPYPSKAVYDYNTFELIGLIKKLNSGVDFNDKEFGGNTDFKVACTAMPTSRDLDREIERMSKKIESGADFFQTQVVYDAKRAISFIEKAKKLNKPILIGVMPLKSVKMARFMNKNVEGIDVPEEVISRMENEGVSGIEITCDFIKQIINYADGIHIMAMGDIKGTNNIIEFIGTLVK
- a CDS encoding bifunctional folylpolyglutamate synthase/dihydrofolate synthase, with the protein product MGNKAYNDCLNQMYSLRRFGIKLGLGTIKNILGALKNPQNNYACIHVAGTNGKGSVASALSAILQKAGFKVGLFTSPHLVSFNERIKINNRLISNKNVVESYNAVNQVHKGLREPTFFEFSTAMALYEFSKEKVDWAVIETGMGGRLDATNIIKPEITIITNISIEHKTYLGNTIEQIAGEKGGIIKRGKPVITGAKQKSAINVLKNISSKKRAPFYLFGNNFKIKNNGNGTFEYFGIKNVWPDMQTSLHGDHQIENAALVLAACELLADKIDLSEKHIRAGLKQTIWPGRLEIISSSPCVILDGAHNIGAAQTLKKFLSKEYKGRNITVITGMLNDKPYKSILKSILSVANRVILTKPQIDRALEPETLLAVSKNYVKDIKIISEVKNAIDYAITTALPEDVICITGSLYVVGEAKAMLSNLTFEHI
- a CDS encoding DUF3786 domain-containing protein, encoding MLNGIDKSYFTKLAGKNPKDICQKAFCKYDEVNKHYTLSVWGDKYILYPHEYKIECISTTIKKPHEYFYLFIIYYLLNSKQIEVSNEWISEKDLPGGVTFFRGPHEIPTNLISELYDNDIEEFKKTCMQLSGTPINMADAAFRFDITPRIPVAVLYWQGDEEFSSEVKILYDKNITKHLTLDIIFSLAVEICYRLGKS